One Bombus vancouverensis nearcticus chromosome 7, iyBomVanc1_principal, whole genome shotgun sequence DNA window includes the following coding sequences:
- the LOC117159050 gene encoding ER membrane protein complex subunit 2 — translation MADQYDKLSWKEVRDMFRTWREDSERRSKDVVDLWESKLMAKIDQLGNEKYLVLEQVCIAALDCDRHSLAEYCIKILKREFPSSLRVHKYHAMHLEALEMYDEALEVLDSIIKRDETNAAPRKRRIAILKAKGRISEAIKELTEYLKKFMSDQEAWHELCDLYLQEQEYSKAAFCMEELILHNPHSHLIYQRYAEIKYSQGGFENMELAKAYFCQAARLNPNNIRALYGLLLATNNIATSPKCPSSKKKDAIKLSEWAANQIEKQYESKVSDENIKTLEGLLGQLQLEV, via the exons ATGGCTGATCAGTATGATAAATTATCATGGAAAG AAGTACGAGACATGTTCAGAACATGGAGAGAAGATAGTGAACGGCGAAGTAAAGATGTAGTTGATCTGTGGGAGTCTAAATTAATGGCAAAAATTGATCAACTTGGCAATGAAA AATATCTGGTTTTGGAACAAGTCTGCATAGCCGCATTGGATTGTGATCGTCATTCTTTAGCAGAATATtgcattaaaatattgaaaagagAATTTCCTAGCAGTTTAAGAGTCCATAAATATCATGCTATGCATCTGGAAGCTTTGGAAat GTATGATGAAGCATTAGAAGTTTTGGATTCTATTATAAAAAGAGACGAAACAAATGCAGCACCAAGAAAAAGACGTATAGCTATATTAAAAGCGAAAGGTCGAATATCAGAAGCTATTAAAGAGCTtacagaatatttaaaaaa ATTTATGAGTGATCAAGAGGCATGGCATGAATTATGTGATCTATATTTACAAGAACAAGAATATTCCAAGGCTGCATTTTGTATGGAAGAACTTATATTACATAATCCACATAGTCATTTAATTTATCAGAGATAtgcagaaataaaatattctcag GGTGGATTTGAAAACATGGAATTAGCAAAAGCATACTTTTGTCAAGCTGCAAGATTAAATCCAAATAATATCAGAGCTTTGTATGGTTTACTGTTG GCAACCAATAATATTGCCACATCACCTAAATGTCCCTCTTCTAAAAAGAAAGATGCAATAAAATTAAGTGAATGGGCAGCTAATCAAATTGAAAAGCAATATGAATCAAAAGTGTcagatgaaaatattaaaacactTGAAGGATTATTAGGTCAGTTGCAACTAGAAGTTTaa